TAATGGTGTGATTGAAGAGGCGGAGCAGTGTGACTGTGGTGACAAATGTGACACTCACCCATGCTGTGACACACTTTGTAAACTGAAGGAGGGGGCTCAGTGTAGTAATGGACTCTGCTGCCATAGATGTCTTCTCAAAGGGAAGGGCACTTTATGTCGTCATTCTCGAGATGAGTGTGACCTCCCTGAATATTGTGATGGTCAATCTGAAAAATGTCCTGTGGACAGCTACAAACAAGATGGCTCATTGTGTGACAGAATTTACTATTGTACCAGGGGGCAGTGTAGAAACCCTGATAATCAGTGCCTGAGTATATATGGTCACCCTGCACGATCTGCCCCAGAAGAATGTTATATTTCAATGAACAGGCACCCAAGTCGGTTTGCAAACTGTGGCCATCGTACTGCAACGACCTCAGCATACGTTAGGTGTacagatgaaaatatattttgtggaaAAATTATATGTACAGGTGTTGCAACCATGCCAAGAATCCGACCCAAACATACACTGATCCAGGTTGCTCATGGTAATGACTGGTGCTGGGCCATGGATGCCTATAACCTTACTGACATCCTTGATGATGGTGATGTGCACCATGGCACTTACTGTGCTCCAAACAAAGTTTGCAGTGCTCACTCCTGTATTGATCAAGCTGTGCTCCATTATGACTGTGAACCAGAGAAACAATGTTATGGAAAAGGAGTGTGTAACAATTTCAGGCACTGTCATTGTGAAGATGGCTTTGCACCTCCTGACTGTTGGCGTCCAGGGACTGGGGGTAGTATGGACAGTGGCCCTCCTGGTAAGCCAAAGTACCTAAAACAACGCAAAGATAATTATAAAGAAACCCGTAAAACTGAGGATGATGAAGCACGCCTTAAAATGTTGATGATCGCTATCCCTGTAGGTCTCGTCACATTATTGTGTACTCTAATGCTACTTGCTTACCTCTGGTCTGAAATACGGTCAATGCTGTCATGGGATTCAGAGTCATCTACAGCCCCAGCAAAGGAGGCCCCAGCACCCAAAGGGGCCCCACCGCCCAAAGGGGCCCCACCTCCCAAAGGGGCCCCTCCTCCACCTGCCCCCGGGGAGGCCCCACCACCTGCCCCGGGGGAGGCCCCACCACCTGCACCAGAGGAGGTACCACCAGAGTAGGCCCCACCACCAGTAGCCCCAGAAAAGCCTGCACCAAAAGAGGAAGCAGGTGAactacatgaaaaagaaaaggcagaaaaaaagaaaaggcagaaatttaCTGGAGGATGAAGCCAAATATGTTAAACCACCCCAGGCATGGAAAGTGAAGTGAGAATTACCTGCACCGACTGGCTCTGAGGGGACTGTATTATACTAATGTGGGAGAAGGGATTTCTCCACTTTCAATATTCATTTtagtaaatttattatattttcatatatgaaatcACATgagataatctattttttttttctttttacacgTTACCTGAAGCGGTTTTATTTAAGCTATTTTCATGGATCATTGCTATCAATGTCTTTTACCAATAGGGCTGATTTTGAGACAACTGAAATGGTTCTTCAGGGTATGCCATCTTCCATCTGCATTGGTTGACAATGTATTATCTGAACCTACATTGCTATCTCTGGGTTATTTATTACAGTCATAATCACTGTTATGTAAGGAATATTATATTTGTGATTAGAAAATTCGAATTTGCCCTGTCAGATTCTGTTCATGAAATAATAGAGgtgattttaaatgaataaaaggcttttttttttttttttttccagatgaagcAGCACTCTAGACTCCAGGTAGCTTAGAATTTGGGGTCCTTTGTATTGGGGCTCCCTGGAATGGCAAGGTCTGACCCATGGAGGTCTAACTCAGCCAGGCCAAGTGTTTGGAGAAGGGAAGGCAACTTACTCAGGAAGCCCCTTCAGTGTTGAgttcacatttcaaatatttaatttttcatttgatttcttagtttttcttttaaatttgatattttgtatACAGATAAATACTGATAAGAACATCTTTATATATAAGAGAGCTTTTATGTGATTACTTCTCTGAAAAATAAGCACAGAGCaagtataatattataatattactgTTTCTTCGCCAAGCACTCTGTTAACACTGCATTTACTTCTTAATCTTCCTAACTGCCCTGTGAAAACACCATCTTGTACATAAGGAAAAACATAAGAGCTTGCTGTGGAACAAGCTAGTAAGTGGTAGTACCTGCATCCCCCTCCCCCAGATAAGACCCAAACTATAATCTCTGCAGAACTGTGAGCCTTTTATTCATCAAAAAGTGAGGGGAAGACATTTAATACATCCTTAATTACCCAGCTTATGGGACTCCTGAAAACCACCTTACCAATGGATATTGACTTCTATCAAGAACTCACTACATTGTGTAGGCATTATGGATTAGAATGTCTTTAAAGTGGGCAATTAACTGTAGAAGCAGAGAACCCTAAACAACTCTCATGATTTGCCAAGCAGGTGGCAGTGGGAGCTTGTAGGAGGAGGCTGAAGTGGTGGTGTTGAGAAGAGCCTGGAATCCCAGGAGCCTGTGAGGTGGAGCTTTAGAGATTTGCTGATGGAGCAGATGTAGAGAATGAGAGAAAGGCATCAGAGAAGGCTGACACTGGTGGCTTTGCCCCAAACAACTGAAACAATGTAGGTGGCATTACTAAGATGGGGATGAGTGTGGAAAGCATAGGTACTAAACATGTTTAGAATGAGATGCCTGCCTAACACCAAGTGGGCATGTCTCCTAGGCAGTGAGATGACTGGGCTCCCTGGAAATCAGGAGAACCATCAGCCAGGATGAGTATCTGAGAGCTGACCATACCCAATATTTCAAGGCATGGGGATGGCTGACACTGCCCAAGGGAGCAAGTATAGCTAGAGAAGGGATCTGAGAACTAGAAAGTTTCAAGATGGCAAAATCGAGGAGATTGCTTTCCTGGACTCTTCATggagtgaaaccaagaaagcagataaaCAGCTAAGCAAGGTGGgcgaaccaaaaaaaaaaaagggcggggggtAGAGTGCTTTGGTGGCTTTATTGGAATTTAAAATTGGACATTTAAAACAGATTGGGGGCGGGGcgaggatatggctcaagcggtagcgcgctcgcctggtatgtgtgcggctcaggttcgatcctcagcaccacatacaaacaaagatgttgtgtccgccgaaagactgaaaaataaatattaaaaaaaaattctctctctcttgctctctctcttaaaaaaaaaaaaaaaaaaaaaacagatcggGGACTTGGGAAGTTGtatatgataaaataaggaagaaatccccagtggCAGAGCCACTACAGTGGCCAGACCAGAAGCACTAGCCAGAGCAGTCCCTCTGCAAGTCAAGTGGAGGGacaagggaattaaaggaacccacatttttaggaGACCTGAGGCCTATCTGGGTACAGAGTGTTTAGAGATCAAGGCCATTGCCTGACTTAATTGAAAGGcactgcacaatatccttgtgtgGGGAAAAAAGCAGTGTGGCAGTCTGTGGAGGATAAAAGGAGGAACGATTTTCAGCTGTGGCATGGGGGCTGGCAGCTGAGGGAGCCACATTCTGGCAAACCCAAGTTTGGCCTAAAATATAGACCCAGTAAAAAAACACCGCATGCCATAGAGTGTGCTTGAgtgaccagaagaaaatcaaacttggagagaggtttacacaggggacaactggttgtggaaacccacctggctctaCTGCTCCCTCTCCTAACTGGCTGCTTGCAGGATCAGCTGGGAGAGATGCATCTGGCCATGCCTTTGGAAGGGCGGAGGTGGGAGAGACtatttggagactgaacccaaaaCCAGGAAACATGGGGTCTGCAGGTGACTTAGGGGACGAACAATTGGCTCCTCTATCACATGAGTAGAACCCAGGGGAGATACCTGGGGCCAGTCTTCCAGTATGGATCAGCAATTACTGGACCCTAGAGATACAATGATTTTAAATCTCCAGATCAAATGGCATTCAGTGAAGACCCTATGAAGCAGACAAGACACCCTCCACCCAGAAGACCCTTACCATAATTAAGCAGACCCACCATTTTTATGACATGTAAGTTCCTCTTCTTGTCAGAAAGCTTTATAACAGAACATCAGCACAAATTTGTGTAAAAAACTCAATGTTGGATAGGATTTTCGATTTTTTGTGAGGACTAAATTGCTGTCTTGCAAAAGCTAAGTTTGGCTGCAAACTTGATGATGTTTTTGCTTTTATGATAAAACTTGTAAAATCGCtaacttaaaaaaatgtgacaaaaaaACACTTGTCATATAAACCTTCAACAAATTTCCGGACTTGAGGCCCAGAGAAATTTTAGGGACAGCCTCTTTGGACACTGCAGCTAATAAACTTCCTGAaagttcctcaggtgtccagcctcttctgtcccaCCTGGAGCcattctaagcctaaccctgcctccaggaattccaCCTATAGGATTTCCTCTTTCACCCCAGCAATCCGGAGGGTGGGGTATCACACTTCAGACGACCttacctaaaactgctgagaagagaagctgagactCTTGAACTCCAACGGAAAGAAACTTTTAACTTTCACTGagatatttttccccttttcctttactCTGTTTAATTGGGACCttaatggtacatggacatttatacatactcatatttttttctcatttctaccatttttaaagccagttatttttttttctagcatttttgaagccacgGATCAGTTTTTTGagtaggatgtttgattagtatattttagttttgttttctattcctttttaaatttttatttatgtatttttttcttacccatgtttcccttgtttctctttctctcttttcttccactaAAAATCAGTCTTCGTTGTTCTCTCTTTCACcctccctttaattttttacttctatcttttttcctcctcctcccttataatcatcacatcctatatcacttcaGTTCTCttcctgtccaccatttgaaattgtaaacccttttgcaaacttgctgtttttattgtaggcaataactgatcacatcatttctgtttactgtgataattaacattgtagatgtcatagtaggaatcatttggtttaatgctgtatattgtttgcattggttgttattatttgtctcccccctaaacagtgaggtactggaaaccttcagggacactacagGTCcatagggtagaaactctactacCTCAGATTCATACTGCTAGAAGTGTAAACatacaaataacatgaaaaagcaggggaacaaattgccccaaaggacaaaccaagatacttcaataacagaCTCTAACGACACCATTgtggaagaaatatcagagaagaaatttagaatgtacatagtcaaactgatctgtgaagtaaagaaTGAGGTAAAGAGtgaaatcataaagaaaatacaggaagtgaaagatcacttcaagggctggagttgtagttcagtggtagagtgtctagcatgtgtgaggcactgggttcaattcttagcatcacatataaataaataaaaagattcatcaacaacttaaaaaggTGAATTGttaatggcatttaaaaaaaagatcacttc
This genomic interval from Marmota flaviventris isolate mMarFla1 chromosome 1, mMarFla1.hap1, whole genome shotgun sequence contains the following:
- the LOC114103411 gene encoding disintegrin and metalloproteinase domain-containing protein 1a-like isoform X3, with the protein product MLFMQGQKQVIRLKVKRDYSVSNFPIYSYHNGILGQETPFISQDCHYEGYIEGVPGSFVSVNTCLGLRGILIKEDTSYGIKPMLSSKQFEHVLYTMAHQARVSCGVTSQDRPVSTSQQQGSRNPLQLQALSYLWSRTKYVEMFVVVNNQRFQMWDSNINETVQRVVDIIALANVFTRGINTEVVLAGMEIWTEGDLIEVPVDLQVTLRNFNSWRQEKLSHRVRHDVAHMIVGHHPGETMGQAFLNGACSGSFAAAVESFHHEDILLFAALMVHELGHNLGIQHDHAACICKDKHFCLMHENITRESGFSNCSSDDFYHFLHEHKGACLFNKPRHRSRKRETASCGNGVIEEAEQCDCGDKCDTHPCCDTLCKLKEGAQCSNGLCCHRCLLKGKGTLCRHSRDECDLPEYCDGQSEKCPVDSYKQDGSLCDRIYYCTRGQCRNPDNQCLSIYGHPARSAPEECYISMNRHPSRFANCGHRTATTSAYVRCTDENIFCGKIICTGVATMPRIRPKHTLIQVAHGNDWCWAMDAYNLTDILDDGDVHHGTYCAPNKVCSAHSCIDQAVLHYDCEPEKQCYGKGVCNNFRHCHCEDGFAPPDCWRPGTGGSMDSGPPGKPKYLKQRKDNYKETRKTEDDEARLKMLMIAIPVGLVTLLCTLMLLAYLWSEIRSMLSWDSESSTAPAKEAPAPKGAPPPKGAPPPKGAPPPPAPGEAPPPAPGEAPPPAPEEVPPE